In Peromyscus maniculatus bairdii isolate BWxNUB_F1_BW_parent chromosome 21, HU_Pman_BW_mat_3.1, whole genome shotgun sequence, one DNA window encodes the following:
- the LOC102915969 gene encoding H-2 class I histocompatibility antigen, Q10 alpha chain-like isoform X2: MAPRTLLLLLAAALAPTGTRAGSHSLRYFHTIVSRPGLGEPRFISVGYVDNTQFVRFDSDAETPRMEPRAPWMEREGPEYWEEETRNAKITEQTFRVGLRILLGYYNQSEGGSHTIQWMHGCDVGSDGRLLRGYNQHAYDGRDYLALNDDLTTWTAADTAAQITWRKWEQAGEAERYRAYLEGRCVESLCRYLEIGKDALQRTDPPKTHVTHHPTLKGEGTLRCWALGFYPAEISITWQRDGEEQTQDMELVETRPSGDGTFQKWAAVVVPAGEEKNYTCHVHHEGLPEPLTLTWEPPQSTVPIMANITVQVLIGALAIIGAVAIIGAVVAVVKMRRNTGGKGGNYTPASA, from the exons GCTCGCACTCGCTGCGGTATTTCCACACCATCGTGTCCCGGCCCGGCCTCGGGGAGCCCCGGTTCATCTCTGTCGGCTACGTGGACAACACGCAGTTCGTGCGCTTCGACAGCGATGCGGAGACTCCGAGGATGGAGCCGCGGGCGCCGTGGATGGAGCGGGAGGGGCCGGAGTATTGGGAGGAGGAGACGCGGAACGCCAAGATCACAGAGCAGACTTTCCGAGTTGGCCTGAGGATCCTGCTCGGCTACTACAACCAGAGCGAGGGCG GCTCTCACACCATCCAGTGGATGCACGGCTGTGACGTGGGGTCGGACGGGCGCCTCCTCCGCGGGTACAATCAGCACGCCTATGACGGCCGCGATTACCTCGCCCTGAACGACGACCTGACGACGTGGACGGCGGCGGACACGGCGGCGCAGATCACCTGGCGCAAGTGGGAGCAGGCTGGTGAAGCAGAGAGATACAGGGCCTACCTGGAGGGCCGCTGCGTGGAGTCGCTGTGCAGATACCTGGAGATCGGGAAGGACGCGCTGCAGCGCACAG ATCCCCCAAAGACACATGTGACCCATCACCCCACACTGAAAGGAGAAGGCACCCTGAGGTGCTGGGCTCTGGGCTTCTACCCTGCTGAGATCTCCATAACCtggcagagggatggggaggaacagactcaggacatGGAGCTGGTGGAGACCAGaccttctggggatggaaccttccagaagtgggcagctgtggtggttcCTGCTGGGGAGGAGAAGAATTACACATGTCATGTGCACCATGAGGGTCTTCCTGAGCCCCTCACCCTGACATGGG AGCCTCCTCAGTCCACTGTCCCCATCATGGCAAACATTACTGTTCAGGTTCTCATTGGAGCTTTGGCCATCATTGGAGCTGTGGCCATCATTGGAGCTGTGGTGGCTGTTGTGAAGATGAGGAGAAACACAG GTGGAAAAGGAGGGAACTATACTCCAGCTTCAG
- the LOC102915969 gene encoding H-2 class I histocompatibility antigen, Q10 alpha chain-like isoform X1 produces MAPRTLLLLLAAALAPTGTRAGSHSLRYFHTIVSRPGLGEPRFISVGYVDNTQFVRFDSDAETPRMEPRAPWMEREGPEYWEEETRNAKITEQTFRVGLRILLGYYNQSEGGSHTIQWMHGCDVGSDGRLLRGYNQHAYDGRDYLALNDDLTTWTAADTAAQITWRKWEQAGEAERYRAYLEGRCVESLCRYLEIGKDALQRTDPPKTHVTHHPTLKGEGTLRCWALGFYPAEISITWQRDGEEQTQDMELVETRPSGDGTFQKWAAVVVPAGEEKNYTCHVHHEGLPEPLTLTWEPPQSTVPIMANITVQVLIGALAIIGAVAIIGAVVAVVKMRRNTGGKGGNYTPASAGRQLPVLTE; encoded by the exons GCTCGCACTCGCTGCGGTATTTCCACACCATCGTGTCCCGGCCCGGCCTCGGGGAGCCCCGGTTCATCTCTGTCGGCTACGTGGACAACACGCAGTTCGTGCGCTTCGACAGCGATGCGGAGACTCCGAGGATGGAGCCGCGGGCGCCGTGGATGGAGCGGGAGGGGCCGGAGTATTGGGAGGAGGAGACGCGGAACGCCAAGATCACAGAGCAGACTTTCCGAGTTGGCCTGAGGATCCTGCTCGGCTACTACAACCAGAGCGAGGGCG GCTCTCACACCATCCAGTGGATGCACGGCTGTGACGTGGGGTCGGACGGGCGCCTCCTCCGCGGGTACAATCAGCACGCCTATGACGGCCGCGATTACCTCGCCCTGAACGACGACCTGACGACGTGGACGGCGGCGGACACGGCGGCGCAGATCACCTGGCGCAAGTGGGAGCAGGCTGGTGAAGCAGAGAGATACAGGGCCTACCTGGAGGGCCGCTGCGTGGAGTCGCTGTGCAGATACCTGGAGATCGGGAAGGACGCGCTGCAGCGCACAG ATCCCCCAAAGACACATGTGACCCATCACCCCACACTGAAAGGAGAAGGCACCCTGAGGTGCTGGGCTCTGGGCTTCTACCCTGCTGAGATCTCCATAACCtggcagagggatggggaggaacagactcaggacatGGAGCTGGTGGAGACCAGaccttctggggatggaaccttccagaagtgggcagctgtggtggttcCTGCTGGGGAGGAGAAGAATTACACATGTCATGTGCACCATGAGGGTCTTCCTGAGCCCCTCACCCTGACATGGG AGCCTCCTCAGTCCACTGTCCCCATCATGGCAAACATTACTGTTCAGGTTCTCATTGGAGCTTTGGCCATCATTGGAGCTGTGGCCATCATTGGAGCTGTGGTGGCTGTTGTGAAGATGAGGAGAAACACAG GTGGAAAAGGAGGGAACTATACTCCAGCTTCAG CGGGAAGACAGCTGCCTGTcctgacagagtga
- the LOC102915969 gene encoding H-2 class I histocompatibility antigen, Q10 alpha chain-like isoform X3: MAPRTLLLLLAAALAPTGTRAGSHSLRYFHTIVSRPGLGEPRFISVGYVDNTQFVRFDSDAETPRMEPRAPWMEREGPEYWEEETRNAKITEQTFRVGLRILLGYYNQSEGGSHTIQWMHGCDVGSDGRLLRGYNQHAYDGRDYLALNDDLTTWTAADTAAQITWRKWEQAGEAERYRAYLEGRCVESLCRYLEIGKDALQRTDPPKTHVTHHPTLKGEGTLRCWALGFYPAEISITWQRDGEEQTQDMELVETRPSGDGTFQKWAAVVVPAGEEKNYTCHVHHEGLPEPLTLTWEPPQSTVPIMANITVQVLIGALAIIGAVAIIGAVVAVVKMRRNTGGKGGNYTPASGRDSAQSSDVSLPGCEAGRQLPVLTE; this comes from the exons GCTCGCACTCGCTGCGGTATTTCCACACCATCGTGTCCCGGCCCGGCCTCGGGGAGCCCCGGTTCATCTCTGTCGGCTACGTGGACAACACGCAGTTCGTGCGCTTCGACAGCGATGCGGAGACTCCGAGGATGGAGCCGCGGGCGCCGTGGATGGAGCGGGAGGGGCCGGAGTATTGGGAGGAGGAGACGCGGAACGCCAAGATCACAGAGCAGACTTTCCGAGTTGGCCTGAGGATCCTGCTCGGCTACTACAACCAGAGCGAGGGCG GCTCTCACACCATCCAGTGGATGCACGGCTGTGACGTGGGGTCGGACGGGCGCCTCCTCCGCGGGTACAATCAGCACGCCTATGACGGCCGCGATTACCTCGCCCTGAACGACGACCTGACGACGTGGACGGCGGCGGACACGGCGGCGCAGATCACCTGGCGCAAGTGGGAGCAGGCTGGTGAAGCAGAGAGATACAGGGCCTACCTGGAGGGCCGCTGCGTGGAGTCGCTGTGCAGATACCTGGAGATCGGGAAGGACGCGCTGCAGCGCACAG ATCCCCCAAAGACACATGTGACCCATCACCCCACACTGAAAGGAGAAGGCACCCTGAGGTGCTGGGCTCTGGGCTTCTACCCTGCTGAGATCTCCATAACCtggcagagggatggggaggaacagactcaggacatGGAGCTGGTGGAGACCAGaccttctggggatggaaccttccagaagtgggcagctgtggtggttcCTGCTGGGGAGGAGAAGAATTACACATGTCATGTGCACCATGAGGGTCTTCCTGAGCCCCTCACCCTGACATGGG AGCCTCCTCAGTCCACTGTCCCCATCATGGCAAACATTACTGTTCAGGTTCTCATTGGAGCTTTGGCCATCATTGGAGCTGTGGCCATCATTGGAGCTGTGGTGGCTGTTGTGAAGATGAGGAGAAACACAG GTGGAAAAGGAGGGAACTATACTCCAGCTTCAG GCAGGGACAGTGCCCAGAGCTCTGATGTGTCTCTCCCAGGATGTGAAG CGGGAAGACAGCTGCCTGTcctgacagagtga
- the LOC143269992 gene encoding vacuolar protein sorting-associated protein 52 homolog gives MAAPSSVPGWVEGTAGQDLVRASFPDLQKVLLWKPQFLDGENLVCHPNSKLTFHCLPVAVPQKHLESYLADCYDAIAVFLCIHIVLRFRNIAAKRDVPALDRYWEQVLALLWPRFELILEMNVQSVRSTDPQRLGGLDTRPHYITLRYAEFSSALVSINQTIPNERTLQLLGQLQVEVENFVLRVAAEFSSRKEQLVFLINNYDMMLGVLMERAAEDSKEVESFQQLLNARTQEYIEELLSPPFGGLVAFVKEAEGLIERGQADRLRGEEARVTQLIRGFGSSWKASVESLSQDVMWSFTNFRNGTSIIQGALTQLIQLYHRFHRVLAQPQLRALPARAELINIHHLMVELKKHKPNF, from the exons ATGGCAGCTCCCTCTTCAGTGCCAGGCTGGGTGGAGGGGACTGCTGGTCAAGATCTGGTCAGAGCCAGCTTCCCAGACCTGCAGAAGGTCCTTCTGTGGAAGCCACAATTCCTGGATGGGGAGAACTTGGTGTG CCACCCGAACAGCAAACTGACATTCCATTGCCTGCCTGTTGCTGTGCCACAGAAACACCTGGAGTCCTACCTGGCCGACTGCTACGACGCCATTGCTGTTTTCCTCTGTATCCACATCGTTCTCCGATTCCGCAACATCGCAGCCAAGAGGGATGTCCCTGCCCTGGACAG GTACTGGGAGCAGGTGCTTGCCTTGCTGTGGCCTCGCTTTGAGCTGATCCTGGAGATGAATGTCCAGAGTGTCCGCAGCACCGACCCCCAGCGCCTTGGGGGCCTGGACACTCGGCCCCACTAT ATCACACTCCGCTATGCTGAGTTCTCCTCTGCGCTTGTGAGCATCAACCAGACCATCCCCAATGAGCGCACCCTGCAGCTGCTGGGACAGttacag GTGGAGGTGGAGAATTTTGTCCTCCGAGTGGCTGCCGAGTTCTCGTCCAGGAAGGAGCAGCTGGTGTTTCTGATCAACAACTACGACATGATGCTGGGTGTGCTGATG gAGCGGGCAGCTGAGGACAGCAAGGAGGTGGAGAGCTTCCAGCAGCTGCTCAATGCTCGCACACAG GAATACATTGAAGAGCTGCTGTCTCCCCCCTTTGGGGGTCTGGTGGCCTTTGTGAAGGAGGCTGAAGGTTTGATTGAGCGAGGACAGGCCGACCGACTTCGAGGGGAAGAAG CCCGAGTCACCCAGCTGATCCGTGGCTTTGGGAGTTCCTGGAAGGCCTCCGTGGAGTCTCTGAGTCAGGATGTGATGTGGAGTTTCACCAACTTCCGAAATGGAACCAGCATCATCCAG GGGGCGCTGACCCAGCTGATCCAGCTCTACCATCGCTTCCACCGGGTGCTGGCACAGCCACAGCTCCGGGCGCTGCCGGCCAGGGCGGAGCTCATCAACATTCATCACCTCATGGTGGAGCTCAAGAAACACAAGCCCAACTTCTGA